One genomic window of Macrobrachium rosenbergii isolate ZJJX-2024 chromosome 51, ASM4041242v1, whole genome shotgun sequence includes the following:
- the Set2 gene encoding histone-lysine N-methyltransferase SETD2 isoform X1 — translation MKDDVAQNIKSDRTDLQYLVGSSGENEEECANSHLKVKDKEDPAQKGLLGFPAENESKVACSQKIEQHSSKDEGNQEMSLEPNPKPGKVDFSEAETSTPRGQLDLAGAKVYTPQRRHTRSVSSENEASGCRAQSSSSIVESVFSSQLSGISSLGNEPEVGTSSLENKTSSPMRRRGRSAKLTSKENVKTVHEEKLPVETSNIPENTRTKVNTSGASLIPSIQDPPLEVKARKENDNVEITPPSQSSQETEKEKVRTSGEAQGDLNEKAKEGLVSKGKRNRTEQSSDTETEESGQNIEGLPVHKKKRDMPGSTLDSGQEGDLKRKRQDEQDEEQVQRKRRRSDDSLFNASAKKETPSDANQGIENLPGLECQDTDVFREQEGSIKPVTVLTGESFSASDALKTVKEKKISGESKSGSERNVKRGQNESLSVEKLMPDVQERRQSSVGSILSLLKRPDVTKKLESMSSSKNYKADSKFSESKRQDDRKWRRDDHDSSVRDKMKDEKEWKASEEKLEAKYDDDLCSQEHHTSSHEDDSRNVEEEKHSSTVECGDASKKDDDDLGGNITWDSIKDMTPLIPSSFATKKKKTSKSTLETNTPKLPVGDSHGKVTDDESNLVEERRNSSIGNILSFLKRGNQSGAPPKQDDVKSKEDDRISPETTEGKIFNFVESTRKSSHTRDESYSSFGKQESNPSQSKTLPKPKTRERRVSRWSAREDTMETSGSHWENAQSYQSSSSLTLQSSSGRSIKWTEQQNVGVPSYSKWEDLPSEHHPVVAGRKESDRGAHVSEDIAASKPYNTWNEQSSSWKNWSHNQNQGEFESSDKIYGSERLEDKFRESDKDTKDSTSDDENLDFGNREGISEFIESYADELDQSGEDALSSNSQPHIYHSEMQASSENHESSWSSKDERSLSPTRETYRMPSDKELNSPPRERIWSPRSSEIVLSPKSRELMSSLMNMEVKLTPQMQELVSSQNETDSVLSQDLHHYPGKHDVISIPLPSESELPTGRKERTGGSGYGKSEFPPKCSETNQQIISVVRGISPQEETRSSSLESTWRNPPSRHDRPSVGRYDVKSEHMKDFESVKDEEDGDERFEVRSSRIEEIHDDKENLEPKLEERDFSEDEKLEYQRKIQRDIEAKEERNKIVVEQRMKLFGHIQENLYLSDRKKSKRSKEVRRMVCDCSLTKEEIARGEVGCGEDCLNRLLMIECGSRCPLRERCTNKRFQNYEYADVEVFNAGDKGCGIRACKPIPAGTFIMEYVGEVFDSREFKRRRKEYSRNHSAHFYFMALKGDLFIDATRKGNISRFINHSCDPNAQTQKWTVNGELRVGFFAQKMIEVGEEINFDYRLERYGREPQKCYCGTAICRGWLGESPDEKTKEEKEEEKRQERDRRKREEKRSYVEDVDLEDEIEKLNAKKLRTRQDILNLCRLMVRADNSNSRVMLLRLVQCSTSACKRLFMDYHGLSLLWSWMADLGYAYEHASIKIEILKTLECLPITNKTQLTDSRVLGVVERWSTQSVEVPISGSPPPPPPPRPVGCVLMNVDSDSGKKLSDTSEDSDGEMDTKPVSAAIDSSSVDDISMDSVDVEQEALKGKPSLEGCLAEDDSSDSNLSDEKKSAVEPGEGDTAAAATPQDEVVSRELLILHGSMVELANKLLEQWKDLKEYFRIPKKERIELMKEHEREVEEEIRGLDKDRKEKDNFSSPSRYRRDFDRRRRSPDREKEKDRYSRRSSRGDRDAREDRSSDSPKMSKEQRRQLFEIQVQQEEEAKQRKMQEEMWAMHVDRCRLLGQDPYLTPIFDPTCQYYWDPNTASWQPYNGTEPNIPVPAAYGFRPSESGDGSPMIVGMPPGHVIASQTIAGHVAPDSEAATPNYDDPRIDPATIPLPGEVRQTSPTQPLPCQAVPVEGTPPQGARVLTFPVPAETSVAVTPATTMPVNLGTSALAVPFVVGEEPPPPPPGPITIQLPPRWKMARDSEGHVYFYHVKSRTSQWEPPTLEQHQQLEAEMGSDSDSNDSSSSDSDSTSTTDSEDFSSDEEEEEEVVKVTTVEIGELCDEKMIRRHRAKKPRSEALVQERVISPVLEMDKEAARRERREAKERAQKELRQERQEDRLHDPGPDVLDPNEEIEPLSEKIQRLERTEAAMEKERHEYREKSKIREKIKSKERAATAIADNSDSARKCKENFRAKMATYIVSVLNPYRKDDCKIGRITCNEDFKYLARKLTHFVMIKELKQLHSVEDLECNDSVKYKTKDFVRKYMSKYGHEFREIQQIQRSINKM, via the exons ATGAAGGATGATGTAGCTCAGAACATAAAATCAGATAGGACAGACTTGCAGTATTTAGTTGGATCTTCTGGAGAAAATGAGGAGGAATGTGCAAATTCTCACTTGAAGGTGAAAGATAAGGAAGATCCAGCACAAAAAGGGCTTTTGGGTTTCCCAGCAGAAAATGAATCAAAAGTGGCATGCTCTCAGAAAATAGAGCAGCACAGTTCTAAAGATGAGGGCAATCAAGAAATGTCTTTGGAGCCAAATCCAAAACCAGGGAAAGTTGATTTTTCAGAAGCTGAAACTTCCACTCCTCGCGGGCAATTGGACTTGGCTGGTGCAAAAGTTTATACCCCTCAGCGTCGTCATACACGTTCAGTCTCTTCAGAGAATGAAGCTTCAGGTTGCAGGGCCCAGTCCAGTTCTTCAATTGTTGAATCTGTGTTTTCATCACAGCTTAGTGGAATTTCTTCATTAGGCAATGAACCGGAAGTGGGTACCAGCAGTTTGGAGAATAAGACTTCCTCTCCTATGAGGCGAAGAGGTAGGAGTGCCAAACTGACTTCcaaggaaaatgttaaaactgTTCATGAAGAGAAGTTACCAGTAGAAACATCAAATATTCCAGAAAACACCAGAACTAAGGTGAACACATCTGGTGCTTCCCTCATACCCTCAATTCAAGATCCTCCTTTGGAGGTAAAAGcacgaaaagaaaatgataatgtgGAAATTACTCCCCCTTCTCAAAGTtcacaagaaacagaaaaagaaaaagtaaggacCAGTGGAGAGGCACAAGGTGACTTAAATGAAAAAGCCAAAGAAGGTTTagtttcaaaaggaaaaagaaatagaactgAGCAGAGCAGTGACACTGAAACTGAGGAAAGTGGACAGAATATAGAGGGATTACCAGTGCATAAAAAGAAGCGAGATATGCCTGGAAGTACTTTAGATTCAGGCCAGGAAGGGGACCTAAAACGCAAACGTCAGGATGAACAAGATGAAGAACAGGTGCAAAGGAAAAGACGGAGAAGTGATGATAGTTTATTCAACGCCTCAGCAAAGAAAGAAACACCCAGTGATGCTAATCAGGGAATAGAAAACCTACCTGGTTTGGAGTGTCAGGATACAGATGTGTTTAGAGAACAGGAAGGGTCCATAAAGCCAGTTACGGTGTTAACGGGAGAAAGTTTTAGTGCATCGGATGCATTGAAAACtgtgaaggagaaaaaaatatcaggtGAAAGTAAGTCAGGCTCagaaagaaatgtcaaaagaggtCAGAATGAGTCACTTAGTGTAGAGAAACTGATGCCTGATGTTCAAGAAAGAAGGCAGAGCTCTGTGGGTAGTATTCTAAGTCTTTTGAAACGTCCAGATGTTACCAAGAAACTAGAAAGTATGAGTAGTAGCAAAAATTATAAGGCTGATTCAAAGTTTTCGGAAAGTAAGCGGCAGGATGATAGAAAGTGGAGGAGGGACGACCATGACTCTTCTGtaagagataaaatgaaagatgaaaaggagTGGAAAGCATCAGAAGAAAAATTAGAAGCTAAGTATGATGACGACCTATGCAGTCAAGAACATCACACCAGTAGTCACGAAGATGACTCGAGAAATGTTGAAGAGGAAAAACATTCTTCAACTGTTGAATGTGGAGATGCGtcaaaaaaagatgatgatgatctgGGTGGAAATATAACATGGGACAGTATAAAAGACATGACTCCCCTTATTCCAAGTAGTTTTGCAACCAAGAAAAAGAAGACATCCAAGAGCACCTTGGAAACAAACACTCCTAAACTACCTGTAGGTGATTCACATGGTAAGGTAACAGATGATGAAAGCAACTTAGTTGAGGAAAGAAGAAATAGTTCAATAGGAAACATCTTGAGTTTTTTGAAACGGGGCAATCAGTCAGGTGCGCCACCTAAGCAGGATGATGTGAAGAGCAAGGAAGACGACAGAATTTCTCCAGAAACCACTGAGGGTAAAATATTCAACTTTGTTGAATCTACAAGAAAATCTTCTCACACAAGAGATGAAAGTTACAGTTCATTTGGTAAGCAAGAAAGTAATCCATCCCAAAGTAAGACTCTGCCTAAACCTAAAACTAGAGAGAGAAGAGTATCTAGGTGGTCTGCTAGGGAAGACACTATGGAAACATCTGGGAGTCATTGGGAAAATGCACAAAGCTACCAGAGTAGCTCTTCTTTAACTTTGCAAAGTAGCAGTGGGAGAAGTATTAAATGGACAGAGCAACAAAATGTTGGAGTTCCTTCTTACAGTAAGTGGGAGGATTTACCTTCAGAGCATCATCCTGTAGTAGCTGGTAGGAAAGAAAGTGACAGAGGAGCTCATGTATCAGAGGACATCGCTGCCAGTAAGCCTTACAATACTTGGAATGAACAGAGCTCATCCTGGAAAAATTGGAGCCATAACCAAAATCAAGGGGAGTTTGAATCTTCAGACAAGATATATGGGTCTGAAAGGCTAGAAGACAAATTTAGAGAGTCTGATAAAGATACTAAGGATAGTACCTCAGATGATGAAAACCTTGACTTTGGGAATAGGGAGGGAATTTCAGAGTTCATTGAGTCCTATGCAGATGAGTTGGATCAGTCAGGGGAGGATGCATTGTCCAGTAATAGTCAACCACATATTTATCATAGTGAAATGCAAGCATCATCTGAAAACCATGAGTCGTCTTGGTCTTCAAAGGATGAAAGGTCATTGTCTCCCACAAGAGAAACATACAGAATGCCAAGTGACAAGGAATTGAATTCTCCACCTCGAGAGAGAATTTGGTCTCCACGTAGCAGTGAAATTGTTCTGTCTCCAAAGAGTCGAGAGCTAATGTCATCGCTAATGAACATGGAGGTTAAATTAACACCTCAGATGCAAGAACTTGTGTCATCACAGAATGAAACTGATTCCGTCCTTTCACAAGATTTGCACCATTACCCTGGTAAACATGATGTTATCAGCATTCCTTTACCAAGTGAATCTGAACTTCCAactggaagaaaagagagaactGGTGGTAGTGGGTATGGTAAATCAGAATTTCCTCCTAAATGTTCCGAAACTAATCAGCAAATTATAAGTGTTGTAAGAGGTATAAGTCCCCAAGAAGAAACTAGAAGTAGTTCTCTTGAAAGTACCTGGAGAAATCCACCTAGCAGGCATGATCGACCTTCTGTAGGAAGGTATGATGTTAAAAGTGAACATATGAAAGattttgaatctgttaaggaTGAGGAAGACGGAGATGAACGCTTTGAAGTCAGAAGTAGCAGGATAGAAGAAATTCATGATGACAAAGAAAATCTTGAACCAAAACTAGAAGAAAGagatttttcagaagatgaaaaactCGAGTATCAAAGGAAAATTCAGAGAGATATagaagcaaaagaggagagaaacaAAATTGTCGTCGAACAACGAATGAAACTGTTTGGTCACATCCAAGAAAATTTATACCTTAGTGATAGAAAGAAGTCAAAAAGAAGTAAGGAAGTAAGAAGAATGGTGTGTGATTGCTCTCTCACGAAAGAGGAAATTGCTCGTGGTGAAGTTGGCTGTGGTGAAGATTGTCTCAACCGACTGCTTATGATAGAATG tGGTTCACGGTGTCCACTTCGAGAGAGATGTACAAACAAGAGATTCCAAAATTATGAGTATGCAGATGTAGAAGTCTTCAATGCAGGAGATAAAGGATGTGGGATTCGAGCTTGCAAACCAATACCTGC AGGAACTTTTATCATGGAGTACGTTGGCGAGGTCTTTGATTCCCGTGAGTTTAAGAGACGAAGAAAAGAGTATTCCCGTAATCACAGtgcccatttttatttcatggcacTTAAGGGTGATCTCTTTATTGATGCAACCAGGAAGGGAAATATATCAAGATTCATTAATCACTCGTGTGATCCTAATGCTCAGACCCAAAAG TGGACAGTCAATGGTGAGCTCAGAGTTGGCTTCTTTGCTCAGAAGATGATTGAAGTTGGTGAAGAAATCAATTTTGATTATCGATTAGAACGTTACGG CCGTGAACCACAAAAATGTTACTGTGGAACTGCAATATGCCGTGGTTGGCTGGGTGAATCCcctgatgaaaaaacaaaagaagaaaaagaagaggagaaaagacaagaaagagacagaaggaaACGAGAGGAGAAACGGTCTTATGTTGAAGATGTTGat CTTGAAGATGAGATAGAGAAACTCAATGCCAAAAAGTTGAGAACACGACAGGATATCCTCAATTTGTGTCGACTTATGGTTAGAGCAGACAATTCCAATTCAAGAGTAATGCTCCTTCGTCTTGTCCAGTGCAGCACCTCAGCTTGCAAAAGGCTCTTTATGGACTATCATGGACTTTCTCTTCTTTGGTCCTGGATGGCTGATTTAGGCTATGCCTATGAACATGCTTCCATCAAGATTGAG ATACTGAAGACTCTTGAGTGTTTGCCAATCACCAATAAGACGCAGTTGACTGACAGTCGTGTACTTGGAGTAGTAGAACGATGGAGCACCCAGTCAGTCGAAGTGCCGATCTCAGGTTCTCccccaccaccaccgccacccaGACCTGTTGGGTGTGTTTTAATGAATGTTGATTCTGATTCTGGGAAGAAATTGAG tgACACGAGTGAGGACTCAGATGGTGAAATGGATACAAAACCTGTTTCAGCTGCAATAGATTCTTCAAGTGTTGACGACATCAGCATGGACTCCGTTGATGTAGAACAGGAAGCGCTGAAGGGTAAACCCAGTTTGGAAGGATGCTTAGCAGAAGATGATAGTAGTGATTCAAACCTCAGTGATGAGAAAAAGAGTGCAGTTGAACCAGGGGAAGGGGATACAGCTGCAGCAGCTACCCCACAGGATGAAGTTGTCTCACGAGAACTCCTCATCCTTCATGGAAGTATGGTGGAGTTAGCCAATAAACTTCTGGAACAGTGGAAGGATTTGAAGGAATACTTCCGTATACCCAAGAAGGAGAGAATTGAATTGATGAAAGAGCACGAGAGGGAAGTCGAGGAAGAAATCAGGGGGCTAGACAAGGATCGAAAAGAGAAGGACAA CTTTTCTTCACCTTCCAGGTATAGGCGAGACTTTGATAGGAGACGTCGGTCTcctgacagagaaaaagaaaaggacagaTATAGTAGGAGATCAAGTAGAGGGGATAGAGATGCAAGAGAAGATAGATCATCTGATTCCCCAAAAATGTCTAAGGAACAGAGGAGACAACTTTTTGAAATTCAG GTGCAGCAGGAAGAGGAGGCCAAACAACGTAAAATGCAGGAGGAAATGTGGGCAATGCATGTAGATCGCTGTCGACTTCTTGGGCAAGACCCTTACCTTACACCTATTTTTGATCCAACATGTCAGTACTATTGGGATCCAAACACTGCATCATGGCAGCCATATAATGGAACAG aGCCAAACATACCAGTACCAGCAGCATATGGGTTTCGTCCAAGTGAGAGTGGAGATGGTTCTCCTATGATTGTTGGGATGCCTCCTGGTCATGTCATTGCATCTCAAACAATAGCTGGCCATGTTGCCCCCGATAGTGAAGCAGCCACACCAAATTATGATGATCCAAGAATAGATCCAGCGACTATTCCTCTTCCTGGGGAAGTTAGACAGACCTCTCCAACCCAGCCTCTTCCTTGTCAAGCAGTACCTGTTGAAGGCACTCCTCCTCAGGGTGCTCGGGTGCTTACCTTCCCAGTGCCTGCAGAAACCAGCGTTGCAGTGACTCCAGCAACGACAATGCCTGTTAACTTAGGTACCAGTGCTCTTGCTGTACCTTTTGTAGTAGGTGAGGAGCCACCGCCACCACCTCCAGGACCAATTACTATACAGCTGCCACCACGTTGGAAAATGGCTAGAGACTCAGAAGGTCATGTCTACTTTTATCATGTGAAGAGTCGAACCAGCCAGTGGGAACCACCTACTCTTGAACAGCACCAGCAGTTGGAGGCAGAAATGGGGTCAGACTCGGACTCAAATGATTCGTCATCTTCAGATTCAGATTCAACCAGTACTACTGAT AGCGAAGACTTCTctagtgatgaggaggaggaggaggaggtggtgaagGTTACTACGGTCGAGATTGGTGAGTTATGCGATGAGAAGATGATCCGTCGGCATCGGGCAAAGAAACCACGATCAGAAGCACTGGTTCAGGAACGAGTGATCAGT